The following coding sequences lie in one Macrobrachium nipponense isolate FS-2020 chromosome 45, ASM1510439v2, whole genome shotgun sequence genomic window:
- the LOC135214367 gene encoding protein unzipped-like translates to MVSHLTLRLLLTVAALASMVLATIDMAKLWGADGGSQVTSSTLAWVKGERSKIPEHSVPVTLENPLGPFWCRGRHRGQYVPGALQDDGTCMVPFLGKAHVLEKFDILVSLNGSARLHLMPWDKYMAKPEKGVLTPDLMLAMVPMSSDPDSPMLPGHVGPDQRFRKAWLLNGTSTIRVEKAYLLVEEEPSSYSLDNIVLDEARVLLNETKIPLTKATLENNGEVEQNVSALVTYEVRERQYWGRVKGTVTALRAIITNPKDAPVAMPSPGTPMSLMWGIDNSLARVDTATLIHTLPPGVGVEVTLEGTSRHFEAPYSGTLTAHYADGTKQARSIFSLHIHEALVGVLAVYQRYYYITNGTEVTEMPSTSDTLYELTTTTTTTTTTTTTTTTTTTTTTTTTPPPTTTEPPTTTPTTEVPTTEVPLEPYIDSAFHPQSLSKDSDSEASDPEDDNNTGVTNRPADRLMSAVASIVMTAIFRYYVVFPAV, encoded by the coding sequence ACTGCTCCTGACGGTGGCGGCGCTGGCGAGCATGGTGCTTGCGACCATAGACATGGCGAAGCTCTGGGGAGCCGACGGAGGATCGCAAGTCACATCGTCAACACTGGCTTGGGTCAAGGGAGAAAGGTCGAAGATTCCCGAACACTCCGTGCCCGTCACTCTGGAGAACCCCTTGGGGCCATTCTGGTGCCGAGGAAGGCACCGGGGCCAGTACGTACCGGGAGCACTTCAAGACGACGGTACCTGCATGGTGCCCTTCCTAGGGAAGGCTCATGTCCTGGAGAAATTCGACATCCTCGTCTCCCTCAACGGGTCGGCGCGGCTTCATCTTATGCCCTGGGACAAGTACATGGCCAAGCCTGAAAAGGGTGTCCTCACGCCAGACTTGATGCTAGCCATGGTACCCATGAGTTCGGATCCAGACTCACCCATGCTCCCGGGGCACGTAGGCCCCGACCAGCGTTTTAGGAAGGCGTGGCTCCTAAATGGCACTTCCACCATACGGGTTGAGAAGGCTTACCTCCTGGTAGAAGAAGAACCTTCCAGTTACTCTCTAGATAATATTGTCTTGGATGAAGCTCGCGTGCTGCTGAACGAAACCAAGATCCCCCTGACAAAAGCCACTCTAGAAAACAACGGCGAGGTCGAACAGAATGTCTCTGCGCTGGTGACCTACGAAGTTCGGGAGAGGCAGTACTGGGGAAGGGTCAAGGGTACTGTGACTGCTCTGAGAGCCATCATCACAAATCCCAAGGATGCCCCGGTAGCCATGCCCTCTCCTGGTACTCCCATGTCTCTTATGTGGGGCATTGATAATTCCCTGGCTAGAGTTGACACTGCAACACTTATACACACACTCCCTCCTGGGGTGGGAGTTGAGGTGACTCTAGAAGGAACATCAAGGCACTTTGAGGCACCTTACTCCGGAACCCTCACAGCACACTACGCTGACGGCACCAAGCAAGCAAGGAGCATCTTCTCCCTCCACATACATGAGGCTCTTGTGGGGGTACTGGCAGTGTACCAACGTTACTACTACATTACTAATGGAACTGAAGTTACTGAAATGCCTTCAACCTCAGACACCCTGTATGAGCTGACCACAACAACTACCACTAccacaacaactaccaccaccacaaccaccaccacgactaCCACCACAACAACCACACCACCTCCTACAACCACAGAACCACCTACAACAACTCCCACGACGGAGGTGCCGACCACCGAAGTCCCGCTGGAACCGTACATCGACAGCGCCTTCCACCCACAGTCTTTGTCAAAGGACTCTGACTCCGAAGCCTCTGACCCCGAGGACGACAACAACACTGGAGTGACCAACCGACCAGCTGATCGCCTCATGTCTGCCGTGGCTTCCATAGTCATGACAGCAATCTTCAGGTACTACGTAGTGTTCCCAGCAGTGTGA